In Vigna angularis cultivar LongXiaoDou No.4 chromosome 8, ASM1680809v1, whole genome shotgun sequence, one DNA window encodes the following:
- the LOC108343717 gene encoding DEAD-box ATP-dependent RNA helicase 36 yields MLEVLDQEATALYSFKSQTQRLEALHQFKSGKVSVLLATDVASRGLDIPTVDLVINYDVPRFPRDYIHRVGRTARAGRGGLALSLVTQNDVELIHEIEALIEKQLEMIEYKESEALSLMKKVFSAKNVAEMRMIDDGFEEKAKERKKQKLKMLAEKGLLKKNKRRKKNKEFSEQGKEVFGAKNVEEMKMGSIERETKTSAKRKRFVNEKKLNQRSKEFAQGKEKNRKKENRGIS; encoded by the exons ATGCTGGAAGTTCTTGATCAAGAAGCAACAGCTCTTTATTCATTCAAATCACAAACTCAGAGGCTTGAAGCTCTTCATCAATTTAAATCAGGAAAGGTTTCTGTACTGCTAGCAACTGATGTTGCCAGTCGTGGATTGGATATTCCTACAGTTGACCTTGTTATCAACTATGATGTTCCAAG GTTTCCACGGGATTATATTCATCGGGTTGGTCGAACGGCAAGAGCCGGTAGAGGTGGACTGGCTTTGAGCCTTGTCACCCAG AATGATGTTGAACTTATTCATGAAATAGAAGCACTTATTGAGAAACAACTTGAAATGATTGAATACAAAGAAAGTGAGGCGCTTTCTCTCATGAAGAAG GTTTTCAGTGCTAAGAATGTAGCAGAAATGAGAATGATAGATGATGGCTTTGAGGAGAAAGCTAAAGAGCGGAAAAAACAGAAACTGAAAATGCTTGCAGAGAAAGGActgttgaagaaaaataaaaggagaaaaaaaaataaagaattctCAGAGCAAGGGAAAGAG GTTTTCGGTGCGAAGAATGTCGAGGAAATGAAGATGGGTAGCATTGAGAGGGAAACAAAAACTAGTgctaaaagaaaaaggtttgttaatgaaaaaaagttaaatcaaAGAAGTAAAGAATTTGCACAGGGGAaggaaaaaaacagaaaaaaagagaatagaGGCATCAGCTGA
- the LOC128193321 gene encoding pentatricopeptide repeat-containing protein At2g44880-like has translation MGDEYQLPQRTLWSNAERRCLNLLQCKTKSVTTLLQIHAFMLRHSFHNNLNLLTAFITTCASLVVVSPTRHHALVQHARSFFDLVRIRDTFLCNSMIATHFAARQFSEPFTLFRDLRRKTPPFTPDGYTFTSLVKGCSARVARREGSQLHGVVLRNGLCFDLYVSTALVDMYVKFRILDDAKKVFDEMSVKSMVSWTAVIVGYARCGNMGEARRLFDEMEDRDVVAFNAMIDGYVKTGCVDLARELFDEMEERNVVSWTSMISGYCGNGDVENARLMFDVMPDKNLFTWNAMIGGYCQNRRSHEALELFREMPTVLVEPDEVTVLCVLPAAADLGALDLGGWIHRLAQRKKFDRSVRVGTALIDMYAKCGEIMKAKLVFEEMNERETASWNALINGFAVNGCAKEALEVFARMMEEGFGPNEVTMISVLSACNHCGLVEEGRRWFNEMERFGIVPEIEHYGCVVDLLGRAGCLDEAEKLIQAMPYDANGIILSSFLFACVYFNDVSRAEKVLKEVVKMDEDVAGNYVMLRNMYATEQRWRDVEGVKQMMKKRGTSKEVACSVIEVDGSFREFVAGDYLHSHMEAIQLTLGQLSKHMKVELVG, from the coding sequence aTGGGAGATGAATACCAACTTCCACAAAGAACCCTATGGAGCAACGCAGAGAGAAGATGCTTAAACCTTCTCCAATGCAAGACAAAGAGCGTTACCACCCTTCTTCAAATCCACGCCTTTATGCTCCGACATTCTTTCCACAACAACCTCAACCTCCTCACCGCTTTCATCACCACCTGCGCCTCCCTCGTCGTCGTCTCCCCTACGCGCCATCACGCGCTCGTACAACACGCGCGCTCCTTCTTCGACCTCGTCCGCATCCGCGACACCTTCCTCTGCAACTCCATGATCGCTACTCACTTCGCGGCTCGCCAGTTCTCCGAGCCTTTCACCCTCTTCCGAGACCTTCGCCGCAAAACGCCGCCTTTTACGCCTGATGGGTACACCTTCACCTCGCTCGTGAAGGGTTGCTCGGCTCGTGTGGCCAGGCGGGAGGGTTCGCAGCTTCACGGGGTGGTTTTAAGAAACGGGCTTTGCTTTGATTTGTACGTGTCAACTGCTTTGGTGGATATGTATGTGAAGTTTCGGATTTTGGATGATGCCaagaaggtgtttgatgaaatgtctgtaAAGAGCATGGTTTCGTGGACCGCGGTTATTGTGGGGTATGCGAGGTGTGGGAATATGGGTGAGGCTAGGAGGCTTTTCGATGAGATGGAGGATCGGGACGTTGTTGCTTTCAACGCAATGATTGATGGGTATGTAAAGACGGGATGTGTGGATTTGGCGAGGGAGTTGTTTGATGAGATGGAGGAGAGGAACGTGGTTTCTTGGACTAGTATGATTTCTGGGTATTGTGGTAATGGTGATGTTGAAAATGCTAGGTTGATGTTTGACGTTATGCCGGataaaaatttgtttacttGGAATGCCATGATTGGAGGCTATTGCCAGAATAGAAGGTCTCATGAAGCGTTGGAGTTGTTTCGTGAAATGCCGACGGTATTGGTGGAGCCAGATGAGGTAACTGTTTTGTGTGTTCTTCCCGCTGCGGCTGATTTGGGTGCGTTGGATTTGGGGGGCTGGATTCACAGGTTAGCCCAAAGGAAAAAGTTTGATAGGTCTGTTCGTGTTGGCACTGCTTTGATTGATATGTACGCAAAATGTGGTGAAATTATGAAAGCGAAATTGGTTTTTGAGGAGATGAATGAGAGGGAAACGGCTTCGTGGAATGCTTTGATAAATGGTTTTGCAGTCAATGGCTGTGCCAAGGAAGCATTGGAGGTGTTTGCTAGGATGATGGAAGAAGGGTTTGGACCAAATGAGGTAACTATGATTAGTGTACTATCTGCTTGCAACCATTGTGGTTTGGTGGAGGAAGGAAGAAGATGGTTCAACGAAATGGAGAGATTTGGAATTGTGCCTGAGATTGAGCATTATGGTTGTGTGGTTGACCTTCTAGGAAGAGCTGGATGCCTGGATGAGGCTGAAAAATTAATTCAAGCCATGCCTTATGATGCTAACGGGATAATACTGAgttcttttctctttgcttGTGTTTACTTCAATGATGTATCGAGGGCAGAGAAAGTTCTTAAAGAGGTGGTGAAAATGGATGAGGATGTTGCGGGAAACTATGTGATGTTGAGAAACATGTATGCTACGGAGCAAAGGTGGAGAGATGTGGAGGGTGTTAAACAAATGATGAAGAAAAGAGGAACAAGTAAAGAGGTTGCTTGCAGTGTTATTGAGGTGGATGGAAGCTTTAGAGAATTTGTGGCTGGTGATTACTTGCATTCACATATGGAGGCTATTCAGTTAACCTTGGGGCAGTTAAGCAAGCACATGAAAGTTGAATTAGTCGGTTGA
- the LOC108344446 gene encoding uncharacterized protein LOC108344446 produces the protein MAPFEALYGRKCRTPLCWFQDRENVLTGPELIQQTTEKVKLIQERLKTSLSRQKSYADKRRRPLEFASGDHVFLRLNPITGVGRVVRPKKLSPKFIGPYQILRKIGPVAYELALPPQLSNLHPVFHVSQLRKYIANPSHILELENVQLCQDRTLELQPVRVEDSRIKYYKGKDVRLVKMVWDAKTGDSTWEVENAMKDLYPHLFPDFIKNPLPQLYNSRQVSPGKNGSQ, from the exons ATGgcgccgtttgaagctctctatggtaGGAAGtgccgaacgccactttgttggtttcaagaCAGAGAGAACGTCCTAACTGGACCCGAACTGATCCAGCAGACGACCGAGAAAGTGAAGTTGATCCAAGAGAGATTGAAGACGTCCCTGAGCAGACAGAAGTCCTATGCGGACAAGCGAAGAAGACCCTTGGAGTTCGCCTCAGGAGATCATGTTTTCCTTCGACTCAATCCGATCACGGGAGTAGGCCGAGttgttcgtccaaagaagctatCCCCCAAATTCATCGGACCGTATCAAATTCTGAGGAAGATCGGACCAGTGGCGTATGAACTAGCCTTACCACCTCAATTGTCGAACCTTCACCCAGTCTTCCACGTTTCTCAACTCCGGAAGTACATTGCCAACCCTTCTCATATATTAGAGTTGGAAAACGTTCAACTTTGCCAAGATCGAACGCTGGAGTTGCAACCAGTTCGTGTGGAAGACAGCCGCATCAAGTACTACAAAGGAAAAGACGTTCGTTTAGTGAAGATGGTGTGGGACGCAAAGACTGGCGACTCAACGTGGGAAGTGGAAAACGCTATGAAGGACTTGTACCCCCATTTATTTCCAG ATTTCATTAAAAACCCACTTCCTCAACTCTACAACTCACGCCAAGTGTCACCAGGAAAGAATGGAAGTCAGTAA